A DNA window from Oscillatoria sp. FACHB-1407 contains the following coding sequences:
- a CDS encoding tyrosine-type recombinase/integrase, with amino-acid sequence MLWDEDRVDHSPEIATVESDEQLVELWLHDKSKNTQDAYRRDLALFFNIIGRKALRLVTLNDLQVFAKALVQREYAVSTQQRRLNSLKSLLNFGYKLRVLPANVGQLLKPPRAKDTLAERILSEGQVLDLLNATATLQEHALLRLLYATGARVSELCDVRWRDLQGVQQGRGQVTLFGKGGKTRVVVFSAQTWQVLESIRAEAAINDPIFQTRRGGKINRNSVRRMIQAACKRVGIVERVSPHWFRHAHASHALERGAPVNLVQLTLGHASLATTGRYLHARPQDSSGLRLAV; translated from the coding sequence ATGCTTTGGGATGAAGATAGAGTAGATCATTCTCCTGAAATAGCGACCGTTGAGAGTGACGAGCAACTCGTAGAGTTATGGCTCCATGACAAGAGCAAGAATACCCAGGATGCTTACCGTCGAGATTTAGCATTGTTTTTCAACATCATCGGTCGAAAAGCACTGAGACTTGTTACGCTCAACGACCTGCAAGTTTTTGCCAAAGCTTTAGTCCAGCGAGAATACGCCGTTTCAACACAACAACGACGGCTCAACAGCTTAAAATCGCTACTCAATTTTGGGTACAAATTGAGAGTATTACCCGCTAACGTGGGTCAATTACTGAAGCCACCGAGGGCAAAAGATACCCTAGCCGAGCGCATCTTGAGTGAAGGACAAGTTTTAGACTTACTCAATGCCACTGCCACTTTGCAGGAGCACGCTTTATTGCGACTACTGTATGCCACGGGTGCTCGTGTCAGTGAATTGTGTGACGTGCGGTGGCGAGATTTGCAAGGGGTACAACAGGGACGAGGACAAGTCACGTTATTTGGCAAGGGAGGTAAAACCAGAGTGGTCGTGTTTAGTGCTCAAACGTGGCAGGTGTTAGAGAGTATTCGAGCAGAGGCGGCCATCAATGACCCCATATTTCAAACTCGACGGGGTGGCAAGATCAACCGAAATAGTGTTCGTCGCATGATTCAAGCCGCTTGCAAACGAGTTGGAATTGTAGAACGAGTTTCTCCCCACTGGTTTCGTCATGCCCATGCCTCTCATGCCTTGGAGCGGGGTGCTCCTGTTAACTTAGTTCAGCTCACGTTAGGACACGCCAGTTTAGCCACAACTGGGCGTTATTTACATGCTCGACCCCAAGATTCAAGTGGATTACGCCTAGCGGTATGA
- a CDS encoding transposase, translating into METEAQSPPTEEINSSKRRNSRNGYSAKTVKADCGELALETPRDRDSTFELILVPKGERMTALPHTARRNPLESWGRACK; encoded by the coding sequence CTGGAAACCGAAGCCCAGTCCCCACCTACTGAAGAAATCAACTCTAGCAAGCGTCGTAATAGTCGTAACGGATACTCTGCCAAAACCGTCAAAGCCGATTGTGGAGAATTGGCACTGGAGACTCCCCGTGACCGTGACAGCACCTTTGAGCTGATTCTGGTGCCCAAAGGGGAGCGAATGACTGCTCTGCCTCATACCGCTAGGCGTAATCCACTTGAATCTTGGGGTCGAGCATGTAAATAA